One stretch of Arachis hypogaea cultivar Tifrunner chromosome 20, arahy.Tifrunner.gnm2.J5K5, whole genome shotgun sequence DNA includes these proteins:
- the LOC112783409 gene encoding protein COBRA produces the protein MESMLLSSISALLLLLLSCFTFTSTDAYDALDPTGNITIKWDVISWTPDGYVAVVSMYNFQQYRHIQAPGWSLGWSWAKKEVIWNMMGGQTTEQGDCSKFKAGQPHCCKKDPLVVDLLPGTPYNQQIANCCKGGVLSSWAQDPSNAVSSFQVSVGSAGTTNRTVKLPRNFTLKAPGPGYTCGPAKIVRPTKFVTSDKRRTTQALMTWNVTCTYSQFLAQKTPTCCVSLSSFYNDTIVNCPTCTCGCRNKTAPGSCVDPDSTHLASVVSGKPTDTPLVQCSSHMCPIRVHWHVKLNYKEYWRIKITITNFNYRMNYTQWNLVVQHPNFDNLTEYFSFNYKPLMPYEGLNDTAMLWGVKFYNDFLSSAGPLGNVQSELLFKKDKETFTFDKGWAFPRRIYFNGDNCVMPPPDAYPWLPNSSSRLVFSLLGTFIIAILASLISLN, from the exons ATGGAGTCTATGTTGTTGTCGTCAATCTCAGCATTACTTCTGTTACTGCTCTCTTGCTTCACATTCACTTCTACAG ATGCCTATGATGCACTTGATCCAACCGGTAACATAACGATCAAATGGGACGTCATTAGCTGGACTCCAGATGGCTATGTT GCTGTGGTATCAATGTACAATTTCCAACAGTATCGCCATATTCAGGCGCCGGGGTGGTCGTTAGGGTGGTCGTGGGCCAAGAAAGAAGTAATATGGAACATGATGGGAGGGCAGACCACAGAGCAAGGAGACTGCTCAAAGTTCAAAGCAGGCCAACCACATTGCTGTAAAAAGGACCCCCTAGTCGTTGACTTGCTCCCGGGGACTCCTTACAACCAACAGATCGCCAATTGCTGCAAAGGGGGTGTCCTGAGTTCGTGGGCTCAGGACCCCAGCAATGCTGTTAGCTCATTCCAGGTCAGCGTTGGTTCGGCCGGAACAACTAACAGAACGGTCAAGTTGCCGCGAAACTTTACCCTCAAGGCACCTGGTCCTGGATACACTTGTGGCCCTGCAAAGATTGTTAGGCCAACTAAATTTGTTACTAGTGACAAAAGGAGAACCACCCAAGCCTTAA TGACTTGGAATGTTACCTGCACATACTCTCAATTCCTGGCTCAAAAGACACCAACTTGTTGTGTTTCCCTGTCATCCTTCTACAATGACACAATAGTAAACTGTCCAACTTGCACCTGCGGCTGCCGGAACAAAACAGCGCCCGGAAGCTGCGTAGA TCCAGACTCTACACATTTAGCTTCAGTTGTATCAGGGAAGCCTACGGATACGCCTCTTGTCCAGTGCTCCAGCCACATGTGTCCGATTCGAGTGCATTGGCATGTGAAGCTAAATTACAAGGAGTACTGGAGGATCAAGATCACAATCACAAATTTCAACTACAGAATGAACTACACACAATGGAACCTTGTCGTGCAGCACCCGAATTTTGATAATCTAACTGAGTACTTCAGCTTTAATTACAAGCCACTAATGCCTTATGAAGGCTTAA ATGATACTGCTATGCTATGGGGAGTGAAGTTCTACAATGATTTTCTATCTTCAGCTGGACCCCTTGGTAATGTGCAATCAGAACTCTTGTTTAAAAAGGACAAAGAAACCTTCACTTTTGATAAGGGATGGGCTTTCCCAAGAAGGATCTATTTCAATGGAGATAATTGTGTTATGCCTCCTCCTGATGCATATCCTTGGCTTCCAAATTCAAGTTCAAGACTAGTTTTCTCTTTACTAGGCACTTTCATCATAGCCATTTTAGCTTCTCTAATCTCACTGAATTAG
- the LOC112786355 gene encoding acyltransferase Pun1-like, whose translation MNNPEHDPIMAIQINCFHYERIAITLCASHKLGNISTLINFVNDWAAITNHHQDQNHPLPSPSLLDIRMSIFSQGDLSVYQEKPYFGLPKSVYKRFVFEASKIEALKATVAPIHLTRFEAVEALICKCTTSALGLSPNSSLLSTIAVNLCKKMDPPVPNKTLGNMIIFFIFGSGGAGSGSGGSGVGGG comes from the coding sequence ATGAACAACCCAGAGCATGATCCCATCATGGCCATTCAAATCAACTGCTTCCATTACGAAAGAATTGCAATCACACTCTGCGCCTCTCACAAGCTCGGCAACATTTCCACTCTCATCAACTTCGTCAATGACTGGGCAGCCATCACCAACCACCACCAAGATCAGAACCACCCATTACCCTCTCCGTCCTTACTGGACATTAGAATGTCCATTTTCTCTCAAGGAGACCTGTCGGTTTACCAAGAGAAACCCTACTTTGGTCTCCCAAAATCGGTCTACAAGAGGTTCGTGTTCGAAGCTTCCAAAATCGAAGCCCTCAAAGCCACGGTTGCACCGATTCATCTGACAAGATTTGAAGCGGTGGAAGCACTAATTTGCAAGTGTACAACTTCTGCACTAGGGTTAAGTCCTAACTCCTCGTTGTTAAGCACGATTGCGGTGAATCTCTGCAAGAAGATGGATCCTCCTGTTCCAAACAAGACCTTAGGAAACATGATAATTTTCTTCATATTTGGCAGTGGTGGTGCCGGTAGTGGTAGCGGTGGCAGTGGCGTTGGGGGAGGGTGA
- the LOC112783777 gene encoding UDP-arabinopyranose mutase 3-like, which yields MFSLSPIETTTMLEPTPPPSSPPPSTLKDEVDIVIPTIRNVDFLEKWRAFFEPYHLIIVQDGDPSKVIKVPQGFNYELYNRNDINRILGSKASCISIKDSACRCFGFLVSKKKYIFTIDDDCFVAKDPSGKDINALEQHIKNLATPSTPYFFNTLYDPYREGADFVRGYPFSLREGVPTAVSHGLWLNIADYDAPTHLVKPLDRNKRYVDAVMTIPRGALFPMSGMNLAFNRELIGPAMYFGLMGDSQPAGRYASMWAGWCVKVISDHLGIGVKTGVPYIWHSKASNAFLNLKRELKGIFWQEELIPFFQSVSLSKECDTAQKCYIELSKQVRDKLGKVDDYFNKLSDAMVTWIQCWDELNPPSSQSQSQVLSLSLPLHDDAAIILSNGSA from the exons ATGTTTTCACTCTCACCCATTGAAACCACAACAATGTTGgaaccaacaccaccaccatctTCGCCGCCCCCCTCGACCCTGAAGGACGAGGTGGACATCGTGATTCCGACTATAAGGAATGTGGATTTTTTGGAGAAGTGGAGGGCCTTCTTTGAGCCCTACCACCTCATCATCGTCCAAGACGGTGATCCTTCCAAGGTCATTAAGGTGCCTCAAGGATTTAACTACGAGCTTTATAACCGAAACGATATTAATAGAATCTTGGGATCCAAGGCATCTTGTATCTCCATCAAAGACTCTGCTTGCCGTTGCTTTGGTTTCTTGGTTTCCAAGAAGAAGTACATTTTCACCATTGATGATGATTGCTTT GTTGCTAAAGATCCATCAGGAAAAGACATAAATGCCCTGGAGCAGCACATAAAGAACCTTGCGACACCATCAACACCATATTTCTTCAACACACTGTATGATCCGTACAGAGAAGGAGCAGATTTTGTTCGTGGATACCCATTTAGTCTCCGTGAAGGTGTTCCAACTGCAGTTTCTCATGGCCTCTGGCTCAACATTGCTGATTATGATGCCCCAACTCACCTTGTCAAGCCTCTCGACAGAAACAAAAG GTACGTAGATGCAGTGATGACAATTCCAAGGGGGGCGCTGTTCCCAATGAGTGGTATGAATTTGGCATTCAACCGTGAATTAATTGGGCCTGCCATGTACTTCGGCCTTATGGGAGATTCTCAGCCCGCTGGACGCTATGCTTCTATGTGGGCTGGTTGGTGTGTCAAG GTGATAAGTGATCATTTGGGAATAGGGGTGAAGACGGGTGTTCCATACATATGGCACAGCAAAGCAAGCAATGCATTCTTGAACCTCAAGAGGGAGTTGAAGGGAATCTTTTGGCAAGAAGAGTTGATCCCATTCTTTCAATCCGTATCGCTTTCGAAAGAATGCGATACGGCGCAGAAGTGTTACATAGAGCTCTCAAAGCAAGTAAGGGACAAGCTCGGCAAAGTTGATGATTACTTCAACAAACTTTCAGATGCAATGGTCACGTGGATTCAGTGCTGGGATGAACTCAACCCACCATCATCACAATCACAATCACAAGTGCTTTCACTTTCACTTCCGCTTCATGATGATGCTGCAATAATCTTGTCTAATGGTTCAGCATAG